One window of Amaranthus tricolor cultivar Red isolate AtriRed21 chromosome 11, ASM2621246v1, whole genome shotgun sequence genomic DNA carries:
- the LOC130827336 gene encoding protein FAF-like, chloroplastic, whose translation MSASYNSCQTSLYKMNENHDLIQNPVEKQSIVSILSSDFNLTQNNNSCFSIRRTLSSTDMSSPKWLANNGLSLKRVQSSQQLQVLGESDGHHHDHEHDNNNNKGAAFEQIWSSIQADKRSWNSILSPLNNDGSGSGADSLTPYVHPLTKRSTSSLSEKSLEICTESLGSETGSDGFSYSSSEGEDLSDKEQDKEETIKEEYSISIRCNNAEMGSFKYSSTNKRSSMMAPPSRPSFPPPLPSLSHRDDGSNLHIRSRRQDGRLVVEAVSVPNNNCFRAQRQDGRLLLTLAINNNGDEDANSVEEEEKETTDESLILQKPCPTLTMSKLTVLTKTRNYNTTIIKTLDEYEEKDATHHQVTTTVTAKSLPATIKTATVATATMNAYEYYWRRSTTAMAVLKPFAGKNNNKNIIYGAELGKDDKKKNNKKMIIAAHNRKDKEEEEDEEEDEEEVVVVKAGGRRRGSEEKEEYLVPFMFKGCKQHRKSLFFFQPYCIATS comes from the coding sequence ATGTCAGCAAGCTACAACAGTTGCCAAACAAGCCTCTATAAAATGAATGAAAATCATGATTTAATCCAAAACCCAGTTGAAAAACAGAGCATAGTTTCTATACTTAGCTCTGATTTCAACTTAACCCAGAACAACAATTCATGTTTCTCCATTAGAAGAACCTTATCATCCACTGATATGTCTTCCCCTAAATGGCTAGCAAACAATGGATTGTCATTGAAAAGGGTTCAATCTTCACAGCAATTACAAGTCTTGGGAGAATCAGATGGTCATCATCATGATCATGAACAtgataacaacaacaacaaaggaGCTGCATTTGAGCAAATTTGGAGCTCAATTCAAGCTGATAAAAGGAGTTGGAATAGTATTCTATCTCCGTTAAATAATGACGGATCCGGATCTGGTGCTGATTCACTCACACCATATGTTCACCCCCTGACAAAGCGTTCAACAAGCTCACTCAGTGAGAAGAGTCTAGAGATATGTACTGAGAGTCTCGGGTCAGAAACCGGGTCTGATGGATTCTCTTACTCTTCATCCGAGGGTGAAGATCTGTCTGACAAAGAGCAAGATAAGGAGGAAACCATTAAAGAAGAATACAGTATTTCCATCAGGTGCAACAATGCAGAAATGGGTAGTTTTAAGTACAGTAGTACTAATAAGAGGTCGTCAATGATGGCCCCACCAAGCCGACCATCTTTCCCACCACCACTTCCATCATTATCTCACCGAGATGATGGATCTAACCTCCACATCAGGTCTCGCCGTCAAGACGGCCGCCTTGTGGTGGAGGCTGTTTCTGTCCCTAATAACAACTGTTTCCGGGCCCAACGACAAGATGGACGCCTTCTCCTTACTCTCGCTATAAATAACAATGGCGATGAGGATGCAAACAGTGTCGAGgaggaagaaaaagaaacaaCAGATGAGTCGTTGATCCTACAAAAACCATGTCCAACACTAACAATGAGCAAGCTAACAGTTTTAACCAAAACCCGAAATTATAACACAACCATAATCAAAACTCTCGACGAATACGAAGAAAAAGATGCAACTCATCATCAGGTGACGACGACAGTGACAGCAAAAAGTCTTCCGGCAACAATAAAGACGGCCACCGTGGCAACCGCCACAATGAACGCATATGAATATTACTGGCGCCGGAGTACGACAGCCATGGCTGTGCTCAAACCATTTGCAggaaagaataataataagaacattATTTATGGTGCAGAATTGGGaaaagatgataaaaaaaagaACAACAAGAAAATGATAATTGCCGCCCACAATAGAAAAgacaaagaagaagaagaagacgaagaagaagatgaagaagaagtgGTGGTAGTGAAAGCTggtggaagaagaagaggatcAGAGGAAAAGGAAGAGTATCTTGTTCCTTTTATGTTTAAAGGTTGTAAACAACACAGGAAATCACTCTTCTTCTTTCAGCCTTATTGCATTGCTACCTCTTAA